Genomic DNA from Oryza sativa Japonica Group chromosome 5, ASM3414082v1:
TAGCATCTCTGTTCGTCCTCTGATATACTATATATCTGTGTTGAGGACTTGAGATAGCTAGAGCATATATACATGGGATTTGCTCTTTCTCTGCCATGTGAATAACTCCATATATCAAGATGTTTATATACATCTGTTATGTGCCGGGGTGATTCATGTTGATTTCtgtatggttttttttctttggagagGAATTTTCTGTATGTTTTGATTGAAAGGTTTGAGTCAGATTAATTCATGCTGATTTGTGAATAACTCCATATATTAAGATGTTTATATAGATCTGATATGTGCCGGGGTGATTCATATTGATTTctgtatggtttttttttctttggagagGGATTTTATGTATGTTTTGATTGAAAGCGTTGAGTCAGATTAATTCATGCTGATTTGTCAATAACTCCATATATCAAGATGTTTAATAATAGATCTGATATGTGCCGGGGTGATTCAGATTGATTTatgtatgtttcttttttttttctttggaaaggGATTTTATGTATGTTTTGATTGAAAGCGTTGGGTCAGATTAATTTATGCTGATTTATTCGTGCTGTTTTCTTTTGTTGAAAAAACAAATCTGGATCTGTTGTATGCTAGTTCTCTAACGGATGCATAATCTTTTGTCTTTTGGCAGGGTTTCTCCTCGTCGCAGATCTGTGTCTGCGTTAAGGTAAGCGAGAAACAACATATAcaactattattttttatttttcttcaataGATCTGCTCAGATAGAAAAGTTTCAGGAGGAAACGTATAGTCTTATGTCCATGTAAGATATATACAAGTAGCTAGGGTTTATGCGTTTAATTCTCCATTGTAGATTTTTTCCCCAGCAGGAAACATGTGGTGTACTGTCTCCATAGATTAATACAAGTAACTAGGGTTTTCgtcgcaaaaaaaaagtaactagGGTTTAGGTGCTTCTTCAAAGTAGATTACACGAGCAGGAAATACATGTATAGTGTCTCCATGCATAGGATAAAACTAGCTAGGGTTTTTGTGTTTCTTCACTGTTTGTAATAATCTTTTTCTCCCGTCTGCTTAAATAAATGTGTTTCCCACTTTTCACCTCAAGATTGTGTGACACTTATTTATCTCACTCACTAGCTAGCTCTTATCAAGATTGTGTACGTGACACTATTTTAATTtaagttctctttttttttatcagatcAGTAGCTGTAACGGAGAAGAGTTCGTCCTCGACGCCGTCCGCCGCGAACACCTCTGAACTGATGGTAGCgcaagccgccaccgccgccgccaccaccaccgccgctgccaccaccgccgccgtgccgaTGACGAATTTCCAGCTCTTCGGGTCCATGGTGCCGGTTCCGGTGGCGTCCATGGCGACGGCTACTGCTCCGGCAGCTGTGGCAGCAGCCGATAATGGTGGCCATGGATCGTCGTCGGCGTCACAGAACGCCTCTGGCTCAGGCGAAGGACAAGGCGGCAGCATGTCCTTGTCCTTGCAACTGAGGCCGCTCGGCTCAACGCCGACGGCGGCTGTGGCTGTCTCGGTGCCACCCATGGCTGCGGCGCCGATGATGGCTggtccagcagcagcagcgccagcgccggcgccgccgttggCGACGATGGCCGTTGCCCAGAACGCCTCgctcgcggcggtggcgagcgcgCTGGCGGCGCACAGGAGGAACCAGGCCACGCACCGCTCCGCCGCGCTGCACGGCCACCTCCGGCGCTGCGCCGAGGCGCTGGCCGCGTCGCGGCCGGCGGACGCGGACGCCGAGCTCGCCAGCATCGCTCGCATGGCGTCCTCGGACGGCGACGCCGTGCAGCGCGTGGCCGCGGCGTTCGCCGAGGCGATGGCCCGGGTGGTGATCCGGCCCTGGAGGGGCGTGTCCGCCGCGCTCTTCCcctccgacgccggcgccgccggcgacgccctcaCCGCGTGGGAGGCCGAGTTCGCGCGGCAGAGCTTCCTCAACCTGTGCCCGctgctccacctcgccgccgtcgccgtgaaCGAGATCATCCTCGAGACGACGAGGAACGACAAGTTCATCCACATCGTCGACCTCGGCGGCATCCACCACGCCCACTGGGTGGAGCTCCTCCAGGGCCTCgccacgcgccgcgccgcggtCCGCCCATGCCTCCGCCTCACCATCGTCCACGAGCACAAGCACTTCCTCGGCCAGGCGGCGCAGGTCCTCGCCGCCGAGTCCGACCGCCACGGCGTGCCGCTCGACCTCCACATCGTCGAGTCCAGCGTCGAGGCGCTCAAGCTGGACGCCCTCGGGGTGAGGAGCGACCACGCCGTGGTCATCGTCTCCAcgctccagctccaccgcctcgtcggcgccggcatCCTCAGCaccacggcgccgccgtcgccggcggcggcggcggcggccagcatGATCACctccccgctgccgccggcgaacATGTCGTCGAAGGTGGACAGGCTCCTCCGCGGCTTCCACCTGCTGTCGCCGAGGGCCATCATCCTGACCGAGAACGAGGCCAACCACTTCGTGCCGTCGTTCACGGACCGCTTCGCCTCGGCGCTGCCCTACTACGAGCAGCTCTTCGCCGCCATGGAGGAGGCGGGCGCCGCCACGGTGGAGCggaaggcggcggagaggtACCTCCTCAGGGAGGAGATCAAGGACGTTATTGCATGTGATCACGACGGGCCGCGCTGGGCGCGGCACGAGACGCTGGGGAGGTGGGTCGTCCGGATGGGCGCCGCCGGGTTCGCGCTCGCGCCGGCGATCAccgtggtgacggcggcggggcgggtgagggcggtggcggcgcggcttccCGGAGGAGGGGATGAGAGGAGGTATGGGGTGACGGAGGGCGGCGGGTGGCTCATCCTCAACAGGGAGGAGAAGCCAATGTTCTGCGTCTCTGCGTGGAGGAGGCAGTGAAGCAATGGCGATTATCGCATGCAGATGATCAAGGGGAGAGGACACACACAGCTTGGTGATCGTGTGTGTCCTAGAGATGCATGCTATGGTTCTTTGTCCTTGATATATGTTCTATTGTTGAACATGTATTATTTATCCGTGTGATTTTTCTTGTTGCTGTTTAATTTGTTTGTGTTCTGAACACTATTGTTATCTTTGTTTTTCGGTTAAGAGAACAATGTTGTgctacttttaaaattattaatacATCGGTTGTGGTTTAAATTAATGTCGttcttgttgattttttttattttttattactttcTGGTATTAAGTATTCAGTTCTCTTTGCTGAGGAAAATATATGATGAAATTGCCTAGTGGAATCAAAATAATGTATTTTCATTTAACAGTGAGATGAATAGATGAGATTTGGATATATAGTGAATTTCAGGTTAGTAAATTGCAATGGCAATGGCATATTGGTAATTAAGTTATACATAGTTGATTTTTGATTTTTAAACCAAATTAAAGGACTGAATTAATAATCCTTTACCAAAGCAAGTCCTTTGAGAGATTACAAAAATGATTAATAACTAAACATCGTTACTTTCTGCTTTCTAAGTAATATTAAAAGTTGCTACGTGTTATTATGCTCTTGAAATTATAGCACATATGAGATGAAATGTGATGGGACAAATCAAATAAAAGCTGATGTAGGGTTAGCACCACATATATTCTCAAAAACAGTTGATTAGCTAGTTTTGTTTAGGCTTCAAGAACTTCAATTTATCGAAGATTATGCGTGGTGGGATGATTTGAGCTCTCTTTTCTAAACATAGTTTTTGAATTCCAAATTGTATTAGGATGCACAAATCACTTACAGAATTTTAAAAGATTAAACTAGAAGAAAAAACGCATGAACCCTCTTTCAAATGCGACGGTGCAATTAATAATCACCATTGCCACTAATTTGTCATACATGCATAAAAGGGAAGATCTTATATTTCAAGTACTTTTCAAGTAGTAGATATAAGATTTTCCACTTG
This window encodes:
- the LOC107275640 gene encoding scarecrow-like protein 3, giving the protein MAMWRARRRWDAAAAAAWPRGDDVAGEEEAAAVLVSPRRRSVSALRSVAVTEKSSSSTPSAANTSELMVAQAATAAATTTAAATTAAVPMTNFQLFGSMVPVPVASMATATAPAAVAAADNGGHGSSSASQNASGSGEGQGGSMSLSLQLRPLGSTPTAAVAVSVPPMAAAPMMAGPAAAAPAPAPPLATMAVAQNASLAAVASALAAHRRNQATHRSAALHGHLRRCAEALAASRPADADAELASIARMASSDGDAVQRVAAAFAEAMARVVIRPWRGVSAALFPSDAGAAGDALTAWEAEFARQSFLNLCPLLHLAAVAVNEIILETTRNDKFIHIVDLGGIHHAHWVELLQGLATRRAAVRPCLRLTIVHEHKHFLGQAAQVLAAESDRHGVPLDLHIVESSVEALKLDALGVRSDHAVVIVSTLQLHRLVGAGILSTTAPPSPAAAAAASMITSPLPPANMSSKVDRLLRGFHLLSPRAIILTENEANHFVPSFTDRFASALPYYEQLFAAMEEAGAATVERKAAERYLLREEIKDVIACDHDGPRWARHETLGRWVVRMGAAGFALAPAITVVTAAGRVRAVAARLPGGGDERRYGVTEGGGWLILNREEKPMFCVSAWRRQ